Proteins encoded by one window of Martelella endophytica:
- a CDS encoding DMT family transporter, translated as MRWQAYLLLTITTFLWGGNLTAGKLAVGHVSPMVLNSLRWGIAALVIGLLSLPQVRRDWSTIRSNWLLVFAFGAVGYCAYNAFLYSALKLTSAVNVSIVQAILPLFIVVINFALFRVRSTMLQLVGFLVTLVGVAVVVSQGNLAKLLQLDIHTGDVLSLLAALCYAGYTVALRWKPPLNWRVMVMSFCAGSFVASIPLTIGEAVAGNSILPHDPVGIGVVLYTALFPSLISQAFFIRGVEIIGPNRAGLFINLIPVFGTVLAVLLLDEHFGGFHAVALALAVGGIAIAEFGKPHKA; from the coding sequence ATGCGATGGCAGGCCTATCTGCTTTTGACCATCACCACATTCCTTTGGGGCGGAAATCTGACGGCGGGCAAACTTGCTGTGGGTCATGTGTCGCCAATGGTGCTGAATTCGCTTCGCTGGGGTATCGCGGCGCTCGTCATCGGGCTTTTGTCGTTGCCACAGGTCCGCCGCGATTGGTCCACGATCCGCAGCAACTGGCTGCTTGTCTTCGCCTTCGGCGCCGTCGGCTATTGCGCCTACAACGCCTTCCTCTACTCGGCGCTGAAGCTCACCTCCGCCGTCAACGTCTCTATCGTGCAGGCAATCCTGCCGCTGTTCATCGTCGTCATCAATTTCGCGCTGTTCCGGGTGCGCTCGACGATGCTGCAGCTCGTGGGCTTTCTGGTGACGCTTGTCGGCGTCGCCGTCGTCGTCTCGCAAGGCAATCTCGCAAAGCTGCTGCAGCTCGACATTCACACCGGCGACGTGCTGAGCCTGCTCGCAGCACTCTGCTATGCCGGCTACACCGTCGCCCTGCGCTGGAAGCCGCCGCTCAACTGGCGGGTCATGGTGATGTCGTTCTGTGCAGGCTCGTTCGTTGCCTCGATCCCGCTGACCATCGGCGAGGCGGTCGCGGGGAACTCGATCCTGCCGCATGACCCGGTCGGCATCGGCGTCGTGCTTTATACCGCCCTGTTCCCATCGCTGATCTCGCAGGCCTTCTTCATCCGCGGCGTCGAGATCATCGGCCCGAACCGCGCGGGCCTGTTCATCAACCTGATCCCGGTCTTTGGCACAGTGCTTGCGGTCTTGCTGCTCGACGAGCACTTCGGCGGCTTCCATGCGGTCGCCCTGGCGCTTGCCGTCGGCGGTATTGCGATCGCCGAGTTCGGCAAGCCGCACAAAGCCTGA
- a CDS encoding adenylosuccinate synthase, with amino-acid sequence MTNVVVVGSQWGDEGKGKIVDWLSERADIVVRYQGGHNAGHTLVIDGTSYKLSLLPSGVVRPGKLAVIGNGVVVDPHALIAEIGRLEAQGVTVNTDNLRIADNATLILSLHRELDGMREDAASNSGTKIGTTRRGIGPAYEDKVGRRAIRLMDLANLETLPAKIDRLLTHHNALRRGFGAPEISHAAIMDELTSVADKVLPFRETVWLMLDKKRRAGARILFEGAQGSLLDIDHGTYPFVTSSNTVAGQAAAGSGMGPGALQYVLGITKAYTTRVGEGPFPTELHDEIGNFLGERGHEFGTVTGRKRRCGWFDAALVRQAVATNGITGIALTKLDVLDGLDELKICVGYELDGEEIEALPASQGAQARVKPIYITLEGWKESTVGARKWADLPAQAIKYVRQVEELIGAPVALLSTSPERDDTILVTDPFED; translated from the coding sequence ATGACGAATGTTGTAGTGGTCGGTTCCCAGTGGGGCGACGAGGGCAAGGGCAAGATCGTTGACTGGCTTTCGGAGCGCGCCGACATCGTCGTGCGTTATCAGGGCGGCCACAATGCCGGCCACACGCTGGTCATCGACGGCACCAGCTACAAGCTGTCGCTTCTGCCCTCCGGCGTCGTCCGTCCAGGCAAACTTGCCGTCATCGGCAACGGCGTGGTTGTTGACCCGCATGCGCTGATCGCCGAGATCGGCCGGCTGGAAGCGCAGGGCGTTACCGTCAACACGGATAACCTGCGCATTGCCGACAACGCCACGCTCATCCTGTCGCTTCACCGCGAGCTCGACGGGATGCGTGAGGATGCTGCCTCCAATTCCGGCACGAAGATCGGCACCACCCGCCGCGGCATCGGCCCGGCCTATGAGGACAAGGTCGGCCGTCGCGCCATCCGCCTGATGGACCTCGCCAATCTCGAGACCCTGCCGGCGAAGATCGATCGCCTTCTTACCCATCATAACGCCCTGCGCCGCGGCTTCGGCGCGCCGGAGATCTCGCATGCGGCGATCATGGACGAGCTGACCTCGGTCGCCGACAAGGTCCTGCCTTTCCGCGAGACGGTGTGGCTTATGCTGGACAAGAAGCGCCGCGCCGGTGCGCGCATCCTGTTCGAAGGCGCGCAGGGTTCGCTGCTCGACATCGACCACGGCACCTATCCGTTCGTGACATCGTCGAACACGGTGGCCGGGCAGGCTGCGGCGGGTTCCGGCATGGGGCCGGGCGCGCTGCAATATGTACTCGGCATCACCAAGGCCTATACGACCCGCGTCGGCGAGGGACCGTTCCCGACCGAGCTTCACGACGAGATCGGCAACTTCCTCGGCGAGCGTGGCCATGAATTCGGCACGGTCACCGGGCGCAAGCGTCGCTGCGGCTGGTTCGATGCGGCGCTGGTGCGCCAGGCGGTCGCCACCAACGGCATCACCGGCATTGCGCTCACCAAGCTCGACGTGCTCGATGGTCTCGACGAGCTGAAGATCTGCGTCGGCTACGAGCTCGACGGCGAAGAGATCGAGGCGCTTCCGGCAAGCCAGGGTGCCCAGGCCCGTGTCAAGCCGATCTACATAACGCTTGAAGGCTGGAAGGAATCGACTGTCGGCGCCCGCAAGTGGGCAGACCTTCCCGCCCAGGCGATCAAGTATGTACGTCAGGTTGAAGAGCTCATCGGTGCTCCCGTTGCGCTTTTATCCACAAGTCCTGAGCGCGACGACACCATTCTCGTCACCGATCCATTTGAAGACTAA
- a CDS encoding fumarylacetoacetate hydrolase family protein, with amino-acid sequence MTMIDDQNGVWLGRVWLPEAEGPAVVTLRGGAVYDITSPVAPLVRDICEMEAPADYVRDAPGFRLGTLEEVAAATPGDMESIHFLSPCDLQAIKACGVTFARSMVERVIEEKAAGDPKQAEAIRARIGTAIGDSLKNIEAGSEAAAAVKQALIGEGLWSQYLEVGIGPDAEVFSKAQVLSSVGPGAEVGLHPVSSWNNPEPEVVLAVSSAGRIVGATLGNDVNLRDVEGRSALLLGKAKDNNASAAIGPMIRLFADGFSLDDVRRAELTLTVTGEDGYTMTGHSSMSEISRDPAVLVSQTIGRHHQYPDGFMLYLGTLFAPTEDRDVPGEGFTHKPGDRVVISAPGFGRLENTVRLSTECPPWTFGVRALMSNLAARGLV; translated from the coding sequence ATGACGATGATCGACGATCAGAATGGCGTGTGGCTCGGACGCGTGTGGCTGCCGGAGGCCGAGGGGCCGGCGGTCGTGACGCTGCGCGGTGGAGCGGTTTATGACATCACCTCTCCGGTTGCTCCGCTTGTCCGTGATATCTGCGAGATGGAAGCGCCGGCCGATTATGTGCGCGATGCTCCGGGCTTCCGGCTCGGAACGCTGGAGGAGGTCGCGGCCGCGACGCCGGGCGATATGGAATCCATCCACTTCCTCAGCCCCTGCGACCTTCAGGCGATCAAGGCCTGCGGCGTCACTTTTGCCCGTTCCATGGTGGAGCGCGTCATCGAGGAAAAGGCGGCGGGTGATCCGAAGCAGGCGGAAGCGATCCGCGCCCGCATCGGGACGGCGATCGGCGACAGCCTGAAGAATATCGAGGCAGGCTCCGAGGCGGCGGCTGCCGTCAAGCAGGCGCTGATCGGCGAGGGGCTGTGGAGCCAGTATCTCGAGGTCGGCATCGGCCCGGACGCCGAAGTCTTCTCCAAGGCGCAGGTCCTGTCTTCCGTCGGACCCGGCGCGGAGGTCGGCCTGCACCCGGTTTCAAGCTGGAACAACCCGGAACCCGAAGTGGTGCTCGCCGTTTCTTCGGCAGGGCGCATCGTCGGCGCGACGCTTGGCAACGACGTCAATCTGCGCGACGTCGAAGGCCGCTCGGCGTTGCTGCTTGGCAAGGCCAAGGACAACAATGCCTCCGCCGCCATCGGCCCGATGATCCGGCTTTTCGCTGATGGCTTTTCGCTTGATGACGTCCGCCGTGCCGAGCTGACGCTGACAGTGACCGGCGAGGACGGCTACACTATGACCGGCCATTCCTCGATGTCCGAAATCAGCCGCGATCCGGCGGTACTTGTCAGCCAGACCATCGGCCGGCATCACCAGTATCCGGATGGCTTCATGCTCTATCTCGGCACGCTGTTCGCACCGACCGAGGATCGCGACGTGCCGGGCGAAGGCTTCACCCACAAGCCCGGCGACCGCGTGGTGATCTCGGCGCCCGGCTTCGGCCGGCTTGAGAACACGGTGCGGCTTTCGACCGAGTGCCCGCCCTGGACCTTTGGCGTCCGCGCCCTGATGAGTAATCTCGCTGCGCGCGGCCTCGTCTGA
- a CDS encoding aldehyde dehydrogenase (NADP(+)) has protein sequence MTYTPHGKHLIGGEWTAADITFSSAPASGTPHEFSEASEELIDEAVKAAEAAFWSYGYSSRKERAAFLERIADEIEARADDITAIGTAETGLPAGRLQGERGRTTGQLRMFAQHILKGAYLDRRHDVAIPDKTPPRPDLRMIERPIGPVAVFGASNFPLAFSTAGGDTASALAAGCPVVVKGHPAHPGTAEIVAEAILAAIEACGVHPGVFSLVQGASYEAGGALVTHPLIKAVGFTGSLKGGKALFDLCAARDEPIPFFGELGSVNPNFLLPEALGHRGKDIAKGWAASLTMGVGQFCTNPGIMVTLAGPEADGFAKAAAEALGEVGPAVMLTEGIARAYRGGAEAVAGAKGVETLVKGKCEAREGAPALYRTTGKVFLDNPDLAHEVFGPLGIIVMAADAQEMRAVAERLEGQLTCTLHMERDDTEFARTLLPVLERKAGRLLANGFATGVEVSDAMVHSGPYPASTNFGATSVGTLAIRRFLRPVCYQNIPEALLPEDIQHIA, from the coding sequence ATGACCTACACCCCGCACGGCAAGCACCTCATCGGTGGCGAATGGACCGCCGCCGATATCACCTTTTCCTCCGCGCCGGCCAGCGGCACGCCGCACGAATTTTCCGAGGCGAGCGAAGAGCTGATTGATGAGGCGGTCAAGGCGGCCGAGGCGGCGTTCTGGTCTTATGGCTATTCCAGCCGCAAGGAACGGGCGGCATTTCTGGAGCGGATTGCCGACGAGATCGAGGCGCGGGCGGATGACATCACCGCGATCGGCACGGCCGAGACCGGTCTGCCGGCCGGGCGCCTTCAGGGCGAGCGCGGCCGCACCACCGGCCAGCTCCGCATGTTCGCCCAACATATCCTGAAGGGTGCCTATCTCGACCGCCGCCACGATGTGGCCATTCCCGACAAGACCCCGCCGCGCCCGGACCTGAGGATGATCGAGCGGCCGATCGGCCCGGTGGCGGTGTTCGGCGCCTCGAACTTCCCGCTCGCCTTTTCCACCGCCGGCGGCGATACCGCATCGGCGCTTGCGGCCGGCTGCCCGGTCGTGGTCAAGGGCCATCCCGCCCATCCCGGCACGGCGGAAATCGTCGCCGAGGCGATCCTTGCGGCGATCGAGGCCTGCGGCGTCCACCCGGGCGTGTTCTCGCTGGTTCAGGGAGCCTCCTACGAGGCAGGCGGTGCGCTCGTCACCCATCCGCTGATCAAGGCCGTCGGCTTCACCGGCTCGCTGAAGGGCGGCAAGGCGCTGTTCGATCTCTGCGCGGCACGCGACGAGCCGATCCCGTTCTTCGGCGAACTCGGCTCGGTCAATCCGAACTTCCTGCTGCCGGAAGCGCTCGGGCATCGTGGCAAGGACATCGCCAAGGGCTGGGCGGCTTCGCTGACCATGGGCGTCGGTCAGTTCTGCACCAATCCGGGCATCATGGTCACCCTTGCCGGTCCAGAGGCCGATGGCTTCGCCAAGGCCGCGGCGGAGGCGCTGGGCGAGGTCGGACCGGCGGTGATGCTGACGGAGGGCATCGCCCGGGCCTATCGCGGCGGGGCCGAGGCTGTTGCGGGCGCGAAGGGCGTCGAGACGCTGGTGAAGGGCAAATGCGAGGCCCGCGAGGGTGCGCCGGCGCTCTACCGCACCACCGGCAAGGTGTTTCTCGACAACCCCGATCTTGCCCATGAGGTTTTCGGTCCGCTGGGCATCATCGTCATGGCCGCGGACGCGCAGGAAATGCGCGCAGTCGCCGAGCGGCTCGAGGGGCAGCTGACCTGCACCCTGCACATGGAACGCGACGATACCGAGTTTGCCCGGACGCTGCTGCCGGTGCTGGAGCGCAAGGCCGGGCGCCTGCTAGCCAATGGATTTGCGACCGGCGTCGAGGTGTCGGATGCGATGGTCCATAGCGGCCCATATCCGGCCTCGACCAATTTCGGCGCGACGTCGGTCGGCACGCTCGCAATCCGCCGTTTCCTGCGCCCGGTCTGCTACCAGAACATTCCGGAAGCGCTGCTGCCGGAAGATATCCAGCACATCGCGTGA
- the efp gene encoding elongation factor P encodes MVKVIASSLRKGNVVDVDGRLYVVLTAQNFHPGKGTPVTQVDMRRISDGVKVSERWKTTEQVERAFVEDNNHTFLYNDAEGFHFMNPESYDQLTMSADDVGDAAAYLSEGMTVVLSIHEGVAIALELPRQVTLEITETEPVVKGQTASSSYKPAMLSNGVRTMVPPHIDAGTRVVILTEDGSYVERAKD; translated from the coding sequence ATGGTCAAGGTCATTGCCTCGTCGCTGCGCAAGGGCAATGTCGTCGATGTCGACGGCAGGCTCTACGTCGTTCTCACCGCCCAGAATTTCCACCCCGGCAAGGGCACGCCCGTGACCCAGGTGGACATGCGCCGGATCTCGGATGGCGTCAAGGTTTCGGAGCGGTGGAAGACGACGGAGCAGGTCGAGCGCGCCTTCGTCGAAGACAACAACCACACCTTCCTCTACAACGATGCCGAAGGGTTCCACTTCATGAACCCGGAGAGCTACGATCAGCTCACCATGAGCGCGGATGATGTCGGCGATGCCGCCGCCTATCTTTCCGAGGGCATGACCGTGGTCCTGTCGATCCACGAGGGCGTTGCCATTGCGCTCGAACTGCCGCGCCAGGTGACCCTGGAGATCACCGAGACCGAACCCGTCGTCAAGGGCCAGACGGCCTCGTCGTCCTACAAGCCGGCCATGCTGTCGAACGGGGTGCGCACCATGGTGCCGCCGCATATCGACGCCGGCACCCGCGTCGTCATCCTCACCGAGGACGGCTCCTACGTCGAGCGCGCCAAGGACTGA
- the epmA gene encoding EF-P lysine aminoacylase EpmA yields the protein MPLETPKTSPWWQRDRHADRRPILLARNRIRAAAGRWFAGEGFIEVDVPALQVSPGNETHLHAFSTAMIGNDGEAQPLYLHTSPEFTAKKLLAAGEERIVTFAHVYRNRERGPLHHPEFTMVEWYRAGEDYSVLFDDCRRLMALATEEAGVSRFTWRDVHCDPFAEPERLSVAEAFDRHAGIDLLATIAPSGETDRAGLSAQMRAAGIRHGDDDTWSDLFSRVLVERIEPHLGHGRATILDAYPAPEAALARKSPRDPRVSERFELYACGVELANGFGELTDADEQRTRFLADMAEKERLYGERYPLDEDFLAALAEMPPASGIALGFDRLVMIATGARRIEDVLWAPVAG from the coding sequence ATGCCGCTTGAAACCCCGAAAACCTCGCCCTGGTGGCAGCGCGACCGTCATGCCGACCGCAGGCCGATATTGCTGGCACGCAACCGGATCCGGGCAGCTGCCGGCCGCTGGTTCGCCGGCGAAGGCTTCATAGAGGTCGACGTGCCGGCCCTGCAGGTTTCTCCCGGCAACGAGACCCATCTACACGCCTTTTCGACGGCGATGATCGGCAATGACGGCGAAGCGCAGCCGCTCTATCTCCATACTTCGCCGGAATTCACCGCGAAGAAGCTGCTCGCCGCCGGCGAGGAGAGGATCGTCACCTTCGCCCATGTCTATCGCAATCGCGAGCGCGGGCCGCTGCACCACCCGGAATTCACCATGGTCGAATGGTATCGGGCGGGCGAGGACTACAGCGTCCTGTTCGATGACTGCCGGCGGCTGATGGCGCTCGCCACCGAAGAGGCTGGAGTCTCGCGGTTCACCTGGCGCGACGTCCACTGCGATCCCTTCGCCGAACCCGAGAGACTGAGCGTTGCCGAGGCCTTCGACCGCCATGCCGGTATCGACCTGCTGGCGACCATTGCGCCTTCCGGCGAGACCGACCGCGCGGGCCTTTCGGCGCAGATGCGGGCCGCGGGCATCCGCCACGGTGACGACGACACCTGGTCGGATCTGTTCTCGCGCGTCCTTGTCGAAAGGATCGAACCGCATCTCGGCCACGGCCGGGCGACCATTCTCGATGCCTATCCCGCGCCCGAGGCGGCGCTGGCGCGCAAGAGCCCGCGCGATCCGCGCGTCAGCGAGCGGTTCGAGCTCTATGCCTGCGGCGTCGAGCTCGCGAACGGTTTCGGGGAACTGACCGACGCGGATGAGCAGCGCACGCGCTTCCTGGCCGACATGGCTGAGAAGGAGCGGCTCTATGGCGAGCGCTATCCGCTGGATGAGGACTTTCTGGCGGCCCTTGCCGAAATGCCGCCGGCGAGCGGCATCGCTCTGGGCTTTGATCGCCTAGTGATGATCGCAACCGGCGCAAGGCGGATCGAGGATGTGCTCTGGGCGCCCGTCGCCGGCTGA
- a CDS encoding glycoside hydrolase family 5 protein has translation MPRMLAASAAIIATTLAPLSAQAAGCEMTLHGINLSGAEFGQPGDPYGQGYIYPSESTIKAFADDGFNAVRLPFLWERLQPTLNGTLDATELSRIKDTVETLRDNGMVVILDVHNYARYHGEMIGTPNVPVAAFADFWKRLSAVFANDDDVIFGLMNEPHDISAPAWLAAANAAIDAIRTIGAGNLVLVPGTAWTGAHSWSQTFYGPSNASVMAQVVDSSNNFAYEVHQYTDDDFSGKNADCSKIDDAVSALNDFTSWLNANDVQGFLGEFGTTEQIQCLRGLKQMVDVVQQNPRAWLGWAYWAGGDWWPKDSPMIIHSNPRDGGTQQLRTLQPVLGSNTTRASCNTKS, from the coding sequence ATGCCGCGCATGCTTGCCGCATCCGCAGCCATCATAGCGACCACCCTCGCCCCGCTCTCGGCGCAGGCGGCGGGCTGTGAGATGACACTCCACGGCATCAACCTCTCCGGCGCGGAATTCGGCCAGCCCGGCGATCCCTATGGCCAGGGCTACATCTACCCCTCCGAGAGCACCATAAAGGCCTTCGCCGACGACGGCTTCAACGCTGTCCGTCTTCCGTTTCTCTGGGAACGGCTGCAGCCGACACTAAACGGCACGCTTGATGCCACCGAGCTTTCCCGCATCAAGGACACGGTCGAGACCCTCCGCGACAATGGCATGGTCGTGATCCTCGACGTGCACAACTACGCCCGCTACCACGGCGAAATGATCGGCACCCCGAATGTGCCCGTCGCCGCTTTCGCCGACTTCTGGAAGCGGCTCAGCGCGGTCTTCGCCAATGACGACGACGTCATCTTCGGGCTGATGAACGAGCCGCACGACATTTCCGCGCCGGCCTGGCTTGCTGCGGCCAATGCCGCGATCGACGCGATCCGCACCATCGGCGCCGGCAATCTCGTGCTCGTTCCGGGCACCGCCTGGACCGGTGCGCACAGCTGGAGCCAGACCTTCTACGGCCCTTCGAACGCCTCCGTCATGGCACAGGTCGTCGACTCGTCGAACAACTTCGCCTACGAGGTCCACCAGTACACGGACGACGATTTCTCCGGCAAGAATGCCGATTGCTCCAAGATCGACGATGCCGTCTCGGCGCTGAACGACTTCACCTCCTGGCTGAATGCCAATGATGTTCAGGGCTTTCTCGGCGAATTCGGCACAACCGAACAGATCCAGTGCCTGCGCGGCCTGAAGCAGATGGTCGACGTGGTCCAGCAGAACCCGCGCGCCTGGCTCGGCTGGGCCTATTGGGCGGGCGGCGACTGGTGGCCGAAAGACTCGCCGATGATCATCCATTCCAATCCACGCGATGGCGGCACGCAGCAACTGCGCACTCTCCAGCCGGTGCTCGGCAGCAACACGACCCGCGCCAGCTGCAATACCAAGAGCTGA
- the purU gene encoding formyltetrahydrofolate deformylase, whose protein sequence is MAKNDYVLTVTCPSRRGIVAAISGYLANEGCNIIDSSQFDDLETGRFFIRVSFISETGAGLAELEQGFGAIAAPFEMDYRFHDGAYRLKTLIMVSRFGHCLNDLLYRWRIGALPIDIVGVVSNHLDYQKLVVNHDIPFYHIAVTRDTKATAEERLIGLIDETGAELVVLARYMQVLSDTLCRRMEGQIINIHHSFLPSFKGANPYKQAYQRGVKLIGATAHYVTPDLDEGPIIEQETVRITHAQSPEDYVALGRDVEALVLARAIHAHIHHRVFVNGNRTVVFPPSAGSYASERMG, encoded by the coding sequence ATGGCGAAGAACGATTACGTGCTGACGGTAACGTGCCCCTCACGACGCGGCATCGTCGCGGCGATTTCAGGCTATCTTGCCAATGAAGGCTGCAACATCATCGACAGCTCGCAGTTCGACGATCTTGAGACCGGCCGCTTCTTCATCCGCGTCTCCTTCATTTCGGAGACCGGCGCCGGGCTTGCCGAACTCGAACAGGGGTTTGGCGCGATCGCGGCACCCTTCGAGATGGACTACCGCTTCCACGACGGTGCCTACCGGCTGAAGACGCTCATCATGGTCTCCCGTTTCGGCCACTGCCTGAACGATCTGCTCTATCGCTGGCGTATCGGCGCTCTGCCGATCGATATCGTCGGCGTGGTCTCGAACCATCTCGACTACCAGAAGCTCGTCGTCAATCACGACATCCCGTTCTACCACATCGCCGTGACCCGCGACACCAAGGCCACGGCCGAAGAGCGGCTGATCGGGCTGATCGACGAGACCGGGGCGGAACTGGTCGTGCTGGCACGCTACATGCAGGTCCTGTCCGATACGCTGTGCCGGCGGATGGAAGGCCAGATCATCAACATCCATCACTCCTTTCTGCCGTCGTTCAAGGGGGCAAACCCCTACAAGCAGGCCTATCAGCGCGGGGTGAAGCTGATTGGTGCCACGGCGCATTATGTCACGCCGGATCTCGACGAGGGCCCGATCATCGAACAGGAGACGGTGCGCATCACCCATGCGCAGAGCCCTGAGGACTATGTCGCACTTGGCCGCGATGTCGAGGCGCTGGTGCTGGCCCGGGCGATCCACGCCCATATCCACCATCGGGTTTTCGTCAACGGCAACCGCACGGTGGTGTTCCCGCCTTCCGCCGGCTCCTACGCTTCCGAGCGCATGGGCTGA
- a CDS encoding DUF883 family protein — MAENKSTSARAASAASSKTEADIQAQIDQLRGDIANLTKLIGDLGSEKASQARARAEKLRDDATKAGQEAYDRARDEALSMEEDLEDRIRMKPLQSILIAAGVGFLAALFTRR, encoded by the coding sequence ATGGCAGAAAACAAATCCACCAGCGCGCGCGCCGCAAGCGCGGCAAGCAGCAAGACAGAAGCCGACATCCAGGCGCAGATCGATCAGCTGCGCGGTGACATCGCTAACCTCACCAAGCTGATTGGCGATCTGGGCAGCGAGAAGGCCAGCCAGGCCCGCGCCCGCGCCGAAAAGCTTCGGGACGACGCCACCAAGGCGGGCCAGGAAGCTTATGACCGCGCCCGTGACGAGGCTCTCTCGATGGAGGAAGACCTCGAGGATCGCATCCGCATGAAGCCGCTTCAGTCTATTCTGATTGCCGCCGGCGTCGGTTTCCTCGCGGCCCTGTTCACACGGCGCTGA
- a CDS encoding aldo/keto reductase, which translates to MATSSLPTRRLGTTDMSITRAGFGAWAIGGGDWAAGWGAQDDDDSVAAIRAAVGQGLNWIDTAAVYGLGHSEDVVGRAIADIPASERPYVFTKCGLVWDETDRMASPRRVGHPDSLVVQTEASLKRLGVEVIDLLQVHWPSDDVPLADYWGAMANLKKAGKVRAIGLSNHSVAQLEEAEAIAHVDTLQPPFSAIRRDTAAELLPWAKEHGTGVICYSPMQAGLLTGRFSAERAAALPDDDWRKNNAQFNGEKLEANLALADALKPVAERHGVSQAAVAIAWVLAFPGLTGAIVGARNPQQIEGWIAAASLELTEDDISEIAAAIEGTGAGSGPVRP; encoded by the coding sequence TTGGCAACTTCTTCCCTGCCGACGCGCAGGCTCGGCACCACGGACATGTCCATCACCCGTGCCGGTTTCGGCGCCTGGGCCATCGGCGGCGGCGACTGGGCGGCAGGCTGGGGTGCGCAGGACGACGACGACTCCGTCGCCGCAATCCGTGCCGCCGTCGGGCAAGGCCTCAACTGGATCGATACTGCAGCCGTTTACGGGCTTGGCCACTCGGAAGACGTTGTGGGCAGGGCGATCGCGGATATTCCGGCCTCCGAGCGGCCCTATGTCTTCACTAAATGCGGCCTTGTCTGGGATGAGACCGACCGGATGGCGTCACCTCGCCGCGTCGGCCACCCGGACAGTCTCGTGGTCCAGACGGAAGCCTCCCTCAAGCGTCTCGGCGTCGAGGTCATCGATCTCCTGCAGGTTCACTGGCCATCTGACGATGTGCCGCTTGCCGACTACTGGGGCGCCATGGCCAATCTGAAGAAGGCCGGCAAGGTGCGGGCGATCGGCCTTTCCAACCACTCGGTGGCACAGCTGGAAGAGGCCGAAGCCATAGCCCATGTCGACACGTTGCAGCCGCCATTTTCCGCCATCCGCCGCGATACGGCGGCCGAGCTTCTGCCCTGGGCGAAGGAGCACGGGACCGGCGTTATCTGCTACAGCCCGATGCAGGCGGGGCTTTTGACCGGCCGCTTTTCCGCAGAGCGCGCGGCGGCGCTGCCCGATGACGACTGGCGCAAGAACAATGCACAGTTCAATGGCGAGAAGCTTGAGGCCAATCTGGCGCTGGCTGATGCGCTGAAGCCGGTTGCCGAACGCCACGGTGTCTCGCAGGCGGCCGTCGCCATTGCCTGGGTTCTCGCCTTTCCGGGGCTGACCGGCGCCATTGTCGGTGCGCGCAATCCGCAGCAGATCGAAGGCTGGATCGCGGCCGCTAGCCTCGAGCTGACGGAAGATGATATTTCGGAGATTGCCGCCGCGATCGAGGGCACCGGAGCAGGCAGTGGACCCGTCCGGCCCTGA